The following proteins come from a genomic window of Oricola thermophila:
- a CDS encoding AsmA family protein yields the protein MAALVAPYFINWSEYRTEFEREATRILGQKVTVAGDATARLLPFPSVTFEDVRVGEDEQPLVVADRFSMDAELAPFLSGEILIFDMRLENATISLELDERGLPEWSLPKDGIVSPAKVTLENARISNATLVLKDRVANRTWRMEGLDATVSAESLYGPLRITGDALLNGTQLGFRVSSGTLSKDGFSLRTAIDLPAQGIELSVDGRVAEPETEGGAPYTGTFTMRPLEATRESRYVVEGDFSASPRSFEVAEYRAEFGPVEDPYVVTGSAGISGGTDPGYHVAIRGTQVTFDDGAEAIGGAGDTVSSSFAERLAGLQATLARLPLPPIPGSLDIDLPAIVAGDTTIRDIRLAASPDGSDGAAARRRWKVSQFSAQLPGRTTVEADGVLQLPLAGDPDSHTAFTGNLLVASRQPSGLATWLTGSADEPIRRLANAGFAAQVELTPLRQRIDKLEVILGPARMKGEIERMSDPSRRPTLDVRLAGEAIDYETLEALAAVFVGEGGASRFSGHDLDVTLDLTDPDIRGMRLERLSAAIRSRGARTEIDRLSAIGLYGAAISATASLERKPDGLHTVVDATVVAGDGARLVAGLAKRFPGNSALRKLDAIASRNATVFSDTRLDVVGTALRGEGTAGEASLSVSGVTGGTELTLTSTATGDAAQPEEAKLMMRASLENEEGERLLQQFGLETFSLDSAGALRAIAVFNGSLFDGMSTTVTIDGDNLLVGLTGITTSDVLTAGFTGRATVESGDIEPWLTSLGYSLPGMGLGAETDFSAALSWRAGKADLREMQLVLNGNKVTGDLTVDATGEMPVVRGDLAFEYLDAGQLYAIVTGDAASALLAGEGDAAMVREFGSPVLAGHDVELGIKAGEVTLPLGAATLREVSAKLTYRDGAMGVAGLKAGFGGGSIGGSLDMQNLDGEVAINAQLSGDEVAVAALLPIVEPFVNGTTDFDLQLTGNGRSAAALVSSLRGSGVLSTGPLAISGPNADGFEGMIARADAIGYEITLEKMREIAEEAFLSGKAELPPVEHPLAVTGGIVRMANATAKAGDLSVTADVNLALATGTIDGQVRLSFDPGAEAVAGPQPEIALEFESTGDGVFETTSDFSAVTGYLTQRALEKEQARVEALQARLLEKQRLRREVQLYSYRKRSRIELMEEQRLRRLEEERAKRLREEAAAEEARQLAEEERLRGGAQATPAPGVAAEDEGELPEAGRDTPESPRLEIERLNEFLPQPVIRQELAPLQ from the coding sequence ATTGCGGCTCTTGTCGCGCCCTATTTCATCAACTGGAGCGAGTACCGCACCGAGTTCGAGCGCGAGGCAACGCGCATCCTGGGCCAGAAGGTCACCGTCGCGGGCGATGCGACGGCGCGGCTGCTGCCGTTCCCTTCCGTGACTTTCGAGGACGTTCGGGTGGGCGAGGACGAGCAGCCGCTGGTCGTTGCCGACCGGTTCTCCATGGATGCCGAGCTGGCGCCGTTCCTGTCCGGGGAAATCCTGATCTTCGACATGCGGCTGGAGAACGCAACGATCTCGCTCGAACTTGACGAGCGCGGGCTGCCGGAGTGGTCGCTGCCGAAGGACGGCATTGTCAGCCCCGCGAAGGTGACGCTGGAAAATGCGAGGATCAGCAACGCGACACTGGTGCTCAAGGACAGGGTGGCGAACCGCACATGGCGAATGGAGGGACTCGACGCCACGGTCTCCGCGGAAAGCCTGTACGGGCCGCTGCGCATTACCGGCGACGCATTGCTGAACGGCACGCAACTCGGATTCCGGGTCAGTTCCGGTACGCTTTCCAAGGACGGTTTTTCGCTGCGCACCGCAATCGACCTGCCTGCGCAGGGCATCGAGCTGTCGGTCGACGGCCGCGTCGCGGAGCCGGAAACGGAGGGCGGCGCGCCCTACACGGGCACGTTCACGATGCGGCCCCTCGAGGCGACGCGGGAGAGCCGCTATGTGGTCGAGGGCGATTTCTCCGCGTCGCCACGATCGTTCGAGGTGGCGGAGTACCGCGCCGAATTCGGACCGGTGGAGGATCCGTATGTTGTCACGGGGAGCGCCGGAATCAGCGGGGGCACGGATCCCGGCTACCATGTCGCGATCCGCGGTACACAGGTGACTTTCGACGACGGGGCCGAAGCGATCGGCGGCGCAGGCGACACAGTGTCGTCCTCGTTCGCCGAGCGGCTTGCCGGACTGCAGGCGACGCTCGCCCGCCTGCCGCTGCCGCCGATACCGGGAAGCCTGGACATCGATCTGCCGGCAATTGTTGCCGGGGACACCACCATCCGCGACATCCGGCTCGCCGCCTCGCCGGACGGCAGCGATGGCGCTGCGGCGCGGCGACGCTGGAAGGTTTCGCAATTCTCCGCGCAGCTGCCTGGCCGAACGACGGTGGAAGCCGACGGTGTGCTGCAATTGCCTCTGGCCGGCGACCCGGACAGCCATACGGCTTTCACCGGCAATCTTCTGGTCGCCTCGCGCCAGCCATCCGGCCTGGCGACCTGGCTGACCGGCAGTGCCGACGAACCGATCCGCCGACTCGCCAATGCCGGCTTCGCCGCACAGGTGGAACTGACACCGTTGCGCCAGCGCATCGACAAGCTCGAGGTAATCCTGGGGCCGGCGCGGATGAAGGGTGAAATCGAGCGCATGTCCGACCCGTCGCGGCGACCCACGCTCGATGTCCGGCTCGCCGGCGAGGCCATCGACTATGAAACGCTCGAGGCGTTGGCCGCGGTCTTCGTGGGGGAAGGCGGGGCGAGCCGCTTTTCCGGGCATGACCTCGACGTAACCCTGGACCTGACTGACCCGGATATCCGCGGCATGCGGCTCGAACGCCTGTCCGCGGCGATCCGTTCGCGCGGCGCGCGCACCGAGATCGACCGGCTGTCGGCGATCGGCCTGTACGGCGCGGCCATCTCGGCGACCGCAAGCCTGGAGCGGAAGCCAGACGGGCTGCATACGGTCGTCGACGCAACCGTGGTCGCCGGCGACGGCGCGCGACTGGTTGCCGGCCTGGCGAAGCGCTTTCCCGGCAATTCCGCGCTCAGGAAGCTCGATGCGATCGCTTCGCGGAATGCCACGGTCTTTTCCGACACCCGGCTGGACGTGGTCGGCACCGCATTGCGTGGCGAGGGAACGGCGGGCGAAGCGAGTCTCAGCGTATCCGGCGTTACCGGGGGTACCGAGCTGACGCTGACCAGCACGGCGACCGGGGACGCGGCACAGCCGGAAGAGGCGAAGCTGATGATGCGGGCCTCGCTCGAGAACGAAGAGGGCGAGCGGCTGCTGCAGCAGTTCGGGCTGGAAACGTTCTCCCTCGACAGTGCCGGGGCGCTGCGAGCCATTGCGGTTTTCAACGGCAGCCTGTTCGACGGCATGAGCACGACCGTGACAATCGATGGCGACAACCTGCTTGTGGGGCTCACGGGCATCACGACGTCCGACGTTCTTACGGCCGGGTTTACCGGACGCGCCACGGTCGAAAGCGGCGACATCGAACCCTGGCTGACGTCACTGGGCTACAGCCTGCCGGGCATGGGGCTCGGGGCGGAGACCGATTTCTCGGCGGCGCTCTCGTGGCGTGCCGGAAAGGCGGACCTGCGGGAGATGCAGCTGGTGCTGAATGGCAACAAGGTCACTGGCGACCTGACCGTCGACGCCACCGGCGAGATGCCGGTCGTGCGCGGCGATCTCGCATTCGAATACCTGGATGCCGGTCAGCTTTATGCCATCGTCACCGGCGACGCCGCGTCGGCGCTGCTGGCTGGCGAGGGCGACGCGGCAATGGTGCGCGAGTTCGGTTCGCCGGTGCTTGCCGGCCATGATGTCGAACTGGGGATCAAGGCCGGGGAGGTAACGTTGCCGCTTGGTGCCGCCACGCTTCGGGAGGTGTCCGCGAAGCTGACCTATCGCGACGGGGCGATGGGAGTTGCCGGGTTGAAGGCCGGTTTCGGCGGCGGCTCCATCGGTGGCTCGCTCGACATGCAGAACCTGGATGGCGAGGTCGCGATCAACGCGCAGCTTTCCGGCGACGAAGTCGCGGTGGCCGCGCTGCTGCCGATCGTGGAACCGTTCGTCAACGGCACAACGGATTTTGACCTGCAACTGACCGGCAACGGGCGATCCGCGGCGGCGCTGGTTTCGTCGTTGCGCGGATCGGGCGTGCTGTCGACCGGGCCGCTCGCAATCAGCGGCCCGAATGCGGACGGATTCGAGGGCATGATCGCGCGGGCCGACGCAATCGGCTACGAGATCACATTGGAGAAGATGCGCGAAATCGCCGAAGAGGCGTTTCTTTCTGGAAAGGCCGAACTGCCGCCGGTCGAGCATCCTCTGGCCGTGACTGGCGGTATCGTCCGCATGGCAAACGCGACGGCGAAGGCGGGCGACCTGTCGGTGACCGCGGACGTCAATCTTGCGTTGGCGACCGGCACGATCGACGGCCAGGTGCGGCTGTCGTTCGATCCGGGCGCGGAGGCCGTCGCCGGGCCGCAGCCGGAAATCGCGCTCGAATTCGAGAGCACGGGAGACGGCGTATTCGAGACGACGAGTGATTTCAGCGCCGTTACCGGTTACCTGACCCAGCGTGCGCTCGAGAAGGAACAGGCACGCGTCGAGGCATTGCAGGCCCGGCTGCTGGAAAAGCAGCGCTTGCGCAGGGAGGTGCAGCTCTACAGCTACCGCAAGCGTTCGCGCATCGAACTCATGGAGGAGCAACGGCTGCGCCGGCTGGAGGAGGAACGGGCCAAGCGCCTGCGCGAGGAAGCAGCCGCGGAGGAGGCGCGGCAACTGGCCGAGGAGGAGCGGCTGCGGGGTGGAGCGCAAGCCACACCGGCACCCGGTGTCGCGGCGGAGGATGAGGGGGAACTGCCCGAGGCTGGACGGGACACGCCCGAGTCGCCCCGACTGGAGATCGAGAGACTCAACGAGTTCCTGCCGCAGCCGGTCATCCGGCAGGAACTAGCCCCGCTTCAGTGA
- a CDS encoding ribbon-helix-helix domain-containing protein, giving the protein MAVRKHSVTISGHRTSFSIEDEFHARLKESAARKGISLAALVAAIDKAKPRDSNLSSALRVHVLNEALSGRAASSH; this is encoded by the coding sequence ATGGCCGTCCGCAAGCACTCGGTCACGATTTCGGGTCATCGCACCTCGTTTTCCATTGAGGACGAGTTTCACGCCCGGTTGAAGGAATCCGCTGCGCGCAAGGGCATCTCCCTCGCCGCGCTTGTCGCCGCCATCGACAAGGCCAAGCCGCGCGATTCCAACCTGTCGTCGGCCCTTCGCGTACATGTCCTGAACGAGGCCCTCTCAGGCCGTGCCGCTTCGTCTCACTGA
- a CDS encoding SspB family protein encodes MTEDMIRYDILVQDALRGVIRKVLSEVAKTGLPGNHHFFITFVTNAPGVKVSNRMREQYPEQMTIVLQHQFWDLEVSDTAFDVGLSFSDVPEKLHVPFAAIRGFYDPSVNFELEFDVENADASAPVQDEPAEEEVEESAEPASLPSAPRKKAGKDEAATAKEEAEVPAGGADVVSLDSFRKNK; translated from the coding sequence ATGACCGAAGACATGATCCGCTATGACATTCTGGTGCAGGATGCTCTGCGCGGTGTGATCCGCAAGGTGTTGTCGGAAGTCGCGAAGACCGGTCTGCCCGGAAACCACCATTTCTTCATCACTTTCGTCACCAACGCGCCCGGCGTGAAGGTTTCGAACCGCATGCGCGAACAATATCCGGAACAGATGACGATCGTGCTCCAGCACCAGTTCTGGGATCTCGAGGTTTCCGATACGGCGTTCGATGTGGGCCTGTCCTTTTCCGACGTTCCCGAAAAACTGCATGTGCCCTTCGCCGCGATTCGCGGTTTCTACGATCCATCGGTGAATTTCGAGCTGGAATTCGACGTCGAGAATGCCGACGCCTCCGCTCCCGTGCAGGATGAACCGGCCGAGGAGGAAGTCGAGGAAAGCGCCGAGCCGGCCAGCCTCCCCTCCGCGCCCCGCAAAAAGGCCGGGAAGGACGAGGCCGCGACGGCAAAGGAAGAGGCGGAAGTGCCGGCCGGCGGCGCCGATGTCGTTTCGCTCGACTCCTTCAGGAAGAACAAGTAG
- a CDS encoding DUF2853 family protein, whose product MSDYLDDVKRYDPGADAGVVDKIVKHLGIALRSRDSSLVSCSDPSELARVREKWCEKKLGSTNQAGADEVIARVCEEMSGDRNKNRVTFYYLVAKYMGKLGEL is encoded by the coding sequence ATGAGCGATTATCTCGATGATGTGAAGCGTTACGACCCCGGCGCGGATGCCGGCGTGGTCGACAAGATCGTCAAGCATCTGGGTATCGCATTGCGGAGCCGCGACTCGTCGCTGGTTTCGTGCTCCGACCCGAGCGAGCTTGCACGGGTGCGCGAGAAATGGTGCGAGAAGAAGCTCGGCTCAACCAACCAGGCCGGGGCCGACGAGGTGATTGCCCGCGTATGCGAGGAAATGAGCGGCGATCGCAACAAGAACCGCGTCACATTCTACTACCTGGTCGCAAAGTACATGGGCAAGCTCGGCGAGCTGTAG
- a CDS encoding thymidylate synthase: protein MRQYLDLMRHVLENGTDRGDRTGTGTRSVFGYQMRFDLADGFPLLTTKKLHIRSIIYELLWFLRGDTNIAWLKENGVSIWDEWADENGDLGPVYGYQWRSWPAPDGRHVDQIGKLVDGIRKNPFSRRHIVSAWNPALVDEMALPPCHCLFQFYVADGKLSCQLYQRSADIFLGVPFNIASYALLTHMLAELTGYEAGDFVHTLGDAHLYSNHFEQAETQLAREPRALPKLAIKRKANEITDFTFEDFEFTGYDPHPHIKAPVAV from the coding sequence ATGCGACAATATCTCGACCTGATGCGCCATGTGCTGGAGAACGGAACCGACCGGGGCGACCGGACCGGGACCGGCACCCGTTCGGTGTTCGGTTACCAGATGCGCTTCGATCTAGCGGATGGTTTTCCGCTGCTCACGACGAAAAAGCTGCACATCCGTTCGATCATATACGAGCTTCTGTGGTTCCTGCGCGGTGACACGAACATCGCCTGGCTGAAGGAGAACGGCGTTTCCATATGGGACGAGTGGGCCGACGAGAACGGCGACCTGGGGCCGGTCTATGGCTACCAGTGGCGCTCGTGGCCTGCGCCGGACGGGCGGCATGTCGACCAGATCGGGAAGCTGGTCGATGGGATCCGGAAGAACCCGTTCTCGCGCCGGCACATCGTCTCGGCATGGAACCCGGCGCTTGTCGACGAAATGGCGCTGCCGCCGTGTCACTGCCTTTTCCAGTTCTACGTCGCAGACGGCAAATTGTCCTGCCAGCTCTACCAGCGCTCCGCGGACATCTTCCTCGGTGTGCCGTTCAACATCGCCTCCTACGCGCTGCTGACGCACATGCTGGCAGAACTGACGGGCTATGAGGCTGGAGATTTCGTTCACACGCTGGGCGACGCGCATCTCTATTCCAACCATTTCGAGCAGGCGGAAACGCAGCTTGCGCGAGAGCCGCGCGCCCTGCCGAAGCTGGCGATCAAGCGCAAGGCAAACGAGATCACCGATTTCACATTCGAGGATTTCGAGTTCACGGGCTACGACCCGCACCCCCATATCAAGGCCCCGGTGGCCGTCTAG
- a CDS encoding DUF488 domain-containing protein, translated as MTARIRTKRAYRAARVSDGRRILVDRIWPRGMTQDRLRIAEWAKEIAPSDELRRWFGHDPAKWDRFRASYFRELDGMPDEISRILGLLDEGPITLVYGAKNEMHNNAVALAEYLEEKMREQETAAGRSGHPSCFLRPWEAAPQASSGTDAHGRAFGRARHNR; from the coding sequence GTGACGGCGCGAATTCGCACGAAGCGGGCCTATCGTGCCGCGCGCGTCTCCGACGGGCGGCGCATTCTCGTCGACCGTATCTGGCCCCGCGGCATGACGCAGGACCGCCTGCGGATCGCGGAATGGGCGAAGGAGATCGCGCCGAGCGACGAACTTCGGCGATGGTTCGGGCACGACCCCGCAAAGTGGGACCGGTTTCGCGCATCCTATTTTCGCGAACTGGACGGGATGCCGGACGAGATATCTCGCATTCTCGGGCTACTTGATGAAGGCCCGATCACGCTGGTCTACGGCGCGAAAAACGAGATGCACAATAACGCCGTGGCACTTGCGGAATATCTCGAAGAGAAGATGAGGGAACAGGAAACCGCTGCCGGACGGTCGGGACACCCTTCCTGCTTCCTGCGCCCGTGGGAAGCCGCGCCTCAAGCATCCTCCGGCACCGATGCCCACGGCAGAGCTTTCGGCCGTGCCCGCCATAATCGCTGA
- a CDS encoding 5-formyltetrahydrofolate cyclo-ligase — protein MNEGTFSSPPCFAHELQQGPNGYEMVDERTATDVARWRKAERERLIAARLAVPMEERIATAQKIIEALDGLTAAYSRPAVALYWPFRGEPDLRGWMVALHGQGARVALPVVVAKGRPLVFREWHPECRMERGIWNIPVPAEDRRLVPDIVVSPVVGADRDGYRLGYGGGYYDRTLASLPVRPMTVGVGHPSAEIDTIFPQPHDIPFDRMILEGRQWERK, from the coding sequence ATGAACGAAGGGACATTTTCATCGCCTCCCTGCTTTGCCCATGAGCTCCAGCAGGGACCGAACGGCTACGAGATGGTGGACGAACGGACGGCAACGGATGTTGCCCGCTGGCGCAAGGCGGAGCGCGAACGCCTGATCGCTGCGCGCCTCGCCGTCCCCATGGAGGAGCGCATCGCCACCGCACAGAAAATCATCGAGGCTCTAGACGGACTGACGGCTGCCTATTCGCGTCCGGCAGTCGCTCTCTACTGGCCGTTCCGGGGCGAGCCGGACCTTCGCGGCTGGATGGTTGCGCTCCACGGGCAAGGTGCCCGCGTCGCGCTGCCCGTCGTCGTCGCGAAGGGACGGCCTCTCGTTTTCCGCGAATGGCATCCCGAATGCCGAATGGAACGCGGCATCTGGAACATTCCCGTACCGGCCGAGGATCGACGGCTGGTTCCCGATATCGTGGTCTCGCCCGTTGTCGGCGCAGACCGCGATGGATACCGCCTCGGCTATGGCGGCGGGTACTACGATCGCACACTTGCGAGCCTGCCCGTCAGGCCGATGACGGTCGGGGTTGGTCACCCCTCGGCGGAGATCGACACGATCTTCCCGCAGCCGCACGACATCCCCTTCGACCGGATGATCCTCGAAGGCAGGCAATGGGAAAGGAAGTGA
- a CDS encoding LysR family transcriptional regulator produces MNIEHARTFLAVADTGSFVAAAERLHVTQSTVSARISALEKTLGAQLFVRNRSGAVLTNSGGRFLKHAGQLVRTMERARQDIGLPKKFRSRVVIGGRMGLWDGVMVDWFASLSTEYPSVSFRAEIGFEPDLMQGLVEGRIDIGVMYTPQRRPNLVMRPLLDERLVMVTSEADRSLRPEAYVHVDWGAEFDNQFNASFPEFPGPAVTVNIGWLGLQLLARNGGCGYFPRRLVEAQLSDRSLFVVPGTPEFELPAWVVVREDRNASLVDPMVESLTRAVA; encoded by the coding sequence ATGAACATCGAACACGCCAGGACCTTTCTCGCCGTTGCCGATACCGGCAGCTTTGTCGCCGCGGCCGAGCGATTGCACGTGACACAGTCGACGGTCAGCGCCCGGATCAGCGCGCTGGAAAAGACGCTCGGGGCGCAGCTGTTCGTGCGCAACCGATCCGGTGCGGTGCTGACGAATTCAGGCGGACGCTTCCTCAAACACGCCGGCCAGCTCGTGCGGACGATGGAACGGGCGCGCCAGGATATCGGCCTCCCGAAAAAATTTCGCAGCCGGGTGGTCATCGGCGGACGAATGGGCCTGTGGGACGGGGTGATGGTCGATTGGTTCGCCTCGTTGTCAACCGAGTATCCTTCCGTTTCCTTTCGCGCGGAAATCGGGTTCGAGCCCGATCTCATGCAGGGACTGGTCGAGGGACGCATCGATATCGGCGTCATGTACACCCCGCAGCGCCGACCCAATCTGGTCATGCGCCCCCTGCTCGACGAGCGCCTTGTCATGGTCACATCCGAGGCCGATCGCAGCCTGCGGCCCGAAGCCTATGTCCATGTCGACTGGGGCGCCGAGTTCGACAACCAGTTCAATGCGAGCTTTCCGGAATTCCCGGGGCCTGCCGTGACGGTCAATATCGGCTGGCTGGGGCTGCAGCTCCTGGCGAGAAACGGCGGCTGCGGCTATTTCCCCCGCCGCCTGGTCGAGGCGCAGCTGTCCGATCGCTCCCTGTTCGTCGTGCCCGGCACGCCGGAATTCGAACTTCCCGCCTGGGTCGTGGTCAGGGAGGACCGGAATGCGTCTCTTGTCGATCCGATGGTCGAGAGCCTGACAAGGGCGGTTGCCTGA
- a CDS encoding dihydrofolate reductase, with protein MSNFQPVISLVVAVARNGVIGRDGDMPWRLSSDLKRFKRLTMGAPVIMGRRTFESIGKPLPGRLNIVVTRNYDWTGEGVVRVGSLDAAVEFATAYLESAEPDPEDPDAPLADEIFVIGGGEIYAQAIDMADMLHVTHVEAEVDGDTHFPAIDPDAWKAVAEEDCPAGENDSHAMRFVTYERQA; from the coding sequence ATGAGCAACTTTCAACCCGTCATATCCCTGGTGGTCGCTGTCGCGCGGAACGGCGTGATCGGCCGCGACGGCGACATGCCGTGGCGTCTTTCGTCGGATCTGAAGCGCTTCAAGCGGTTGACCATGGGCGCGCCGGTCATCATGGGGCGTCGGACTTTCGAAAGCATCGGCAAGCCGCTTCCCGGCCGGCTGAACATCGTTGTGACCCGCAATTACGACTGGACAGGCGAGGGTGTCGTGCGCGTCGGGTCGCTCGACGCGGCCGTGGAGTTCGCGACGGCCTATCTCGAAAGCGCCGAGCCGGATCCCGAAGATCCGGACGCACCGTTGGCCGACGAGATATTCGTAATCGGCGGTGGCGAAATCTATGCCCAGGCGATCGACATGGCCGACATGCTCCACGTGACGCATGTCGAGGCTGAGGTGGATGGAGACACGCATTTTCCGGCAATCGATCCGGATGCGTGGAAGGCGGTCGCCGAAGAGGATTGTCCGGCGGGCGAAAATGACAGCCACGCCATGCGTTTCGTCACCTACGAGCGGCAAGCGTAG
- the ligA gene encoding protocatechuate 4,5-dioxygenase subunit alpha: MKKDYEDIPGTFVFDADRSREGYHLNQFCISLGKQKNRDAFKADPEGYLDKYPMTPEQRQAVLDRDWNRLLELGGNIYYTSKLAAFDGINFQNLAGLMTGMGVEAYREMMLKGGRPIEGNRYKSEWGEEE; the protein is encoded by the coding sequence ATGAAAAAGGATTACGAGGATATCCCCGGCACCTTCGTGTTCGACGCGGACCGGTCCCGGGAAGGATATCACCTGAACCAGTTCTGCATATCGCTCGGCAAGCAGAAGAACCGGGACGCCTTCAAGGCCGATCCGGAAGGGTATCTCGACAAGTATCCGATGACGCCGGAGCAGCGTCAGGCGGTGCTCGATCGTGACTGGAACCGGCTGCTCGAGCTGGGCGGGAACATCTACTACACCTCGAAACTGGCCGCCTTCGACGGCATCAATTTCCAGAACCTGGCCGGGCTGATGACCGGCATGGGCGTCGAGGCCTATCGCGAAATGATGCTCAAGGGCGGACGCCCGATCGAGGGCAACCGATACAAATCCGAATGGGGAGAGGAAGAATAA
- a CDS encoding class III extradiol dioxygenase subunit beta, whose product MARITAGVGCSHVPAIGVAMDTGITDQPYWKPVFDGFKKSREWMKENTPDVIFLVYNDHCTAFDASCIPTFALGCAAEFQPADEGWGPRPVPVVKNHQKLASHIAQSLILDEFDITIMNEMEVDHGLTVPLSVMFGEHGPDDEWPSLVIPLAVNVVQYPAPTGNRCFNLGKAVRKAIESYDEDLNVMVFGTGGMSHQLQYKRAGLINPEWDKRFLDMLTEDPVGLSKMPHVEYLREAGSEGVEMVMWHVMRGALNDEVKEIHRHYHVPASNTAVGHIILENV is encoded by the coding sequence ATGGCCCGTATCACCGCAGGCGTCGGCTGCTCCCACGTGCCCGCAATCGGCGTGGCGATGGACACCGGCATCACCGACCAGCCCTACTGGAAGCCGGTCTTCGACGGTTTCAAGAAATCGCGCGAATGGATGAAGGAAAACACGCCCGACGTGATCTTCCTCGTCTACAACGACCACTGCACGGCGTTCGACGCATCCTGCATCCCGACCTTTGCGCTCGGTTGCGCCGCAGAGTTCCAGCCGGCCGACGAGGGGTGGGGTCCGCGCCCGGTCCCGGTGGTGAAGAACCACCAGAAGCTGGCCAGCCATATCGCGCAGTCGCTGATCCTCGACGAGTTCGACATCACCATCATGAACGAGATGGAGGTCGATCACGGCCTGACCGTGCCGCTGTCGGTGATGTTCGGCGAACATGGCCCGGACGACGAGTGGCCGTCACTGGTCATCCCGCTCGCCGTCAATGTCGTGCAATACCCCGCGCCGACCGGCAACCGATGCTTCAATCTCGGCAAGGCGGTGCGCAAGGCTATCGAGAGCTATGACGAGGATCTGAACGTCATGGTGTTCGGTACGGGCGGCATGAGCCACCAGCTTCAATACAAGCGCGCCGGCCTGATCAATCCCGAATGGGACAAGCGTTTCCTCGATATGCTGACCGAGGATCCCGTCGGCCTGTCAAAGATGCCGCATGTGGAATATTTGCGCGAGGCAGGTTCCGAGGGCGTCGAAATGGTGATGTGGCACGTCATGCGCGGCGCCCTGAACGACGAGGTGAAGGAGATTCACCGTCACTACCATGTACCGGCGTCGAACACCGCCGTCGGGCACATCATCCTCGAAAACGTGTAG